A single region of the Lysinibacillus sp. B2A1 genome encodes:
- a CDS encoding heavy metal translocating P-type ATPase, with product MEYSNRENINIIEKIKEHAELLAALIAGLFILLAWRLDTSGQTTASVLLYIVAFCVGGFAKAKEGIEETIEDKKLNVELLMVLAAIGSAAIGYWTEGAILIFIFAVSGALETYAMNKSNREISALMNLQPEEAWLVRGGFEPMKVAVSTLQIGDHLLVKPGERVPADGIIFKGQSSIDESAISGEPLPVAKRNGDEVFAGTVNLNGAITMEMTKPNSETLFQKIIQLVQSAQSEKSPSQQFIEKFEGTYVKFVLLSVALMMFLPHFLLDWDWTTTFYRAMVLLVVASPCALVASIMPATLAAISNGAKNGILFKGGIHLEHLSVLRAIAVDKTGTLTQGKPIVTDFIIREGVDREAALSILAGIESQSNHPLAQAITSFAKAEEVTVFSQVTIKDIPGWGIKGYVNDMEYLVGKPDFVGAEEANSFADGAAAKLATEGKTVIFIRDKDGIVALTALKDTVRDEAKKAVTLLKELGINVIMLTGDNEKTAKAIAKESGVTEYVAECLPETKVTEMKRLLSQHQFVGMVGDGINDAPALATATTGIAMGEGTDVALETADVVLMKNDLSKIAYAVRLSRKMQRIVKQNIFFSIGIIILLIASNFLQVVDLPLGVIGHEGSTILVILNGLRMLNKNI from the coding sequence ATGGAATACTCTAATCGAGAAAATATAAACATAATTGAGAAAATAAAAGAGCATGCTGAATTACTTGCTGCCCTTATAGCAGGCTTGTTTATCTTACTAGCATGGCGTTTAGATACAAGCGGACAAACAACAGCATCTGTACTTTTATATATTGTTGCATTTTGTGTTGGCGGATTTGCAAAGGCAAAAGAAGGTATTGAAGAAACAATTGAAGATAAGAAATTAAATGTTGAATTACTAATGGTATTAGCAGCAATTGGTTCGGCAGCAATCGGTTATTGGACAGAAGGTGCCATTCTTATATTCATCTTCGCAGTAAGCGGTGCTCTCGAAACATATGCGATGAATAAAAGCAATCGTGAAATATCAGCACTAATGAATTTACAACCTGAGGAGGCTTGGCTTGTACGTGGTGGCTTTGAACCAATGAAGGTTGCCGTTTCTACTTTACAAATTGGAGATCATCTACTTGTAAAACCTGGTGAACGTGTACCAGCGGACGGTATCATATTTAAAGGGCAATCTTCTATTGACGAATCAGCTATTAGTGGCGAACCCCTTCCAGTGGCAAAACGCAATGGCGATGAAGTATTTGCAGGTACAGTCAACTTAAATGGTGCGATTACCATGGAAATGACAAAGCCAAATTCAGAAACATTGTTCCAAAAAATTATTCAGCTTGTACAAAGTGCTCAAAGTGAAAAATCTCCTTCTCAACAGTTTATTGAAAAATTTGAGGGTACTTACGTAAAGTTCGTTTTACTCAGCGTTGCGTTAATGATGTTCTTACCACACTTTTTGCTTGATTGGGACTGGACAACAACATTCTACCGTGCAATGGTACTATTAGTAGTTGCATCACCATGCGCTCTTGTAGCATCCATTATGCCAGCTACTTTAGCAGCTATTTCAAACGGTGCCAAAAACGGCATACTATTTAAAGGTGGCATACATTTAGAGCATTTAAGTGTTTTACGTGCTATAGCAGTCGATAAAACAGGAACATTAACACAAGGAAAACCAATTGTGACTGACTTTATTATTCGTGAAGGAGTAGATCGAGAGGCAGCATTGTCTATCTTAGCAGGGATTGAATCGCAATCAAATCATCCGCTAGCACAAGCAATTACTTCCTTTGCTAAAGCTGAGGAAGTAACCGTTTTTTCTCAGGTCACTATTAAAGATATTCCAGGTTGGGGTATAAAGGGTTACGTAAATGATATGGAGTATCTCGTTGGGAAACCCGATTTTGTGGGTGCAGAAGAGGCTAATTCCTTCGCAGATGGTGCTGCAGCAAAATTAGCAACAGAGGGTAAAACCGTTATTTTCATTCGTGATAAAGATGGTATTGTCGCATTAACAGCCCTTAAGGATACTGTTCGTGATGAGGCAAAGAAAGCTGTCACATTACTTAAAGAGCTTGGTATTAATGTCATCATGCTAACAGGAGACAACGAGAAAACTGCCAAGGCAATTGCTAAAGAATCAGGTGTTACTGAATATGTTGCAGAATGCCTTCCTGAAACAAAAGTTACTGAGATGAAACGACTACTTTCGCAGCATCAATTTGTAGGGATGGTTGGAGACGGGATTAATGATGCGCCAGCATTAGCAACAGCTACTACAGGTATCGCTATGGGAGAAGGCACAGATGTAGCTTTGGAAACTGCAGATGTCGTCCTTATGAAAAATGATTTATCAAAAATTGCCTATGCAGTACGCTTATCACGTAAAATGCAACGTATCGTCAAACAAAATATCTTCTTCTCTATTGGCATAATCATATTATTAATTGCCTCAAACTTTTTACAAGTTGTCGATTTACCATTAGGTGTTATTGGACATGAGGGTAGTACTATTTTAGTTATTCTAAATGGCTTACGCATGCTTAATAAAAATATTTAA